In Pleomorphomonas sp. T1.2MG-36, one genomic interval encodes:
- a CDS encoding ADP-ribosylglycohydrolase family protein, with amino-acid sequence MKAWEVTRDLLRQTMPVVRSKEEQTWDASAAMAGQDFLLSLFWKSNVPGSAAPENLMAAALQSLENKGYVLAPYSELLSEGLEALAAGDFERLYTIDMRLRVLMRAARPDPNHPSQKTVRHASWSEFERTVAWPADVGPAYDDAELRDRLAAGWLGQLVGAAAGTALEGYSAENLLKVFGPIRSYVREPNTYNDDITFEIAFLEAYGAEGPSVTGADICERWASLIPTAWSAEAIALSSMRRGLLPPETATTDNPFDEWIGAQMRGIICGMVVPGRAREAARLAWMDAEVSHAGNGILGEVFNAVLAARAFVEPDVRSLLTSTIALFSTDTEYGAVLDFALKACEAASDWRDAWAVCDARYVEYNWIHAYPNAAAEVIALYFGKGDFDLTLEIVCGIGHDVDCNAAQILGVLAIAKGRAVIADRWSAPLLADDIVTYMRRPAKISFDALVDQTLDAVVKWRK; translated from the coding sequence ATGAAAGCCTGGGAAGTGACGCGCGATCTCCTGCGACAGACGATGCCGGTCGTCCGCAGCAAGGAGGAACAGACCTGGGATGCCAGCGCTGCCATGGCCGGACAGGACTTCCTGCTCTCCCTGTTCTGGAAGAGCAACGTACCGGGTTCGGCCGCGCCCGAGAACCTGATGGCGGCGGCGCTGCAGTCGCTGGAGAACAAGGGTTACGTTCTGGCTCCCTATTCGGAGCTTCTCAGCGAAGGGCTTGAGGCGCTCGCTGCCGGCGACTTCGAACGCCTCTACACCATCGACATGCGTCTGCGCGTGCTGATGCGGGCGGCCCGGCCGGATCCCAACCACCCGTCGCAGAAAACGGTCCGGCACGCCTCATGGTCCGAGTTCGAGCGCACGGTCGCCTGGCCGGCCGATGTCGGGCCGGCCTATGACGACGCCGAACTCCGGGACCGCCTGGCCGCCGGCTGGCTCGGCCAACTGGTGGGAGCGGCCGCCGGCACGGCTCTCGAAGGCTATTCGGCTGAAAATCTGCTCAAGGTGTTCGGGCCCATCCGCTCCTATGTCCGCGAGCCCAACACCTACAACGACGACATCACCTTCGAGATCGCCTTCCTCGAAGCCTATGGCGCCGAAGGGCCGAGCGTCACTGGCGCCGACATTTGCGAGCGCTGGGCCAGCCTCATCCCGACGGCCTGGTCGGCCGAGGCGATCGCGCTGTCCAGCATGCGCCGGGGGCTGTTGCCGCCGGAGACCGCGACGACCGACAACCCGTTTGACGAGTGGATCGGCGCCCAGATGCGCGGCATCATTTGCGGCATGGTCGTGCCCGGTCGGGCGCGCGAGGCTGCGCGCCTCGCCTGGATGGACGCCGAGGTTTCGCACGCCGGCAACGGCATCCTCGGCGAGGTGTTCAATGCCGTGCTGGCCGCACGCGCCTTTGTCGAGCCGGACGTCCGCTCGTTGCTGACATCGACCATCGCGCTGTTCAGCACCGACACCGAGTATGGCGCCGTGCTCGACTTTGCTTTGAAGGCTTGCGAGGCGGCGTCCGACTGGCGCGATGCCTGGGCCGTCTGCGATGCCCGCTATGTCGAGTACAACTGGATTCACGCCTACCCGAATGCCGCCGCCGAGGTGATCGCCCTTTATTTCGGCAAGGGGGACTTCGACCTCACCCTGGAGATCGTCTGCGGCATCGGTCACGACGTCGACTGCAATGCGGCACAGATCCTCGGCGTGTTGGCCATCGCCAAGGGGAGGGCGGTGATCGCCGATCGCTGGTCGGCGCCGCTCCTGGCCGACGACATCGTCACCTACATGCGGCGGCCGGCCAAGATCTCCTTCGATGCGCTGGTCGATCAGACCCTCGACGCCGTCGTCAAGTGGCGGAAATAG
- a CDS encoding ABC transporter permease: MTGLLNIVADPATFATVLRVMTPLLIAALGILISDRAGVFNLGMEGMMLTGALVGVLVSAWTGSAWLGLLAAVVAGGLMGALMAFAVNTLGANLIITGIAMNLAASSGTTLGLFFATGDKGMSGALKSGVMPSIELPLLGSIPVIGPFVSGHNVLTYGALLAVPLVSLMMARTAFGLRIRAVGVDPKAAATVGISVKLIQLKALILSGVLGGIAGAYLSMGYVSWFAQDMTAGRGFIAIAIEVMGMGTAWGTLAATVVIAIAETLAITMQTLGLPNELMQMIPYVVPIVILTIWTARGRAKRAALK, translated from the coding sequence ATGACCGGTCTTCTCAACATCGTCGCCGATCCCGCGACCTTCGCAACGGTGCTGCGCGTCATGACGCCGCTGCTGATCGCCGCGCTCGGCATCCTGATCTCCGATCGTGCCGGGGTGTTCAACCTCGGCATGGAGGGCATGATGCTGACCGGCGCGCTTGTCGGCGTCCTGGTCAGTGCCTGGACCGGCAGCGCATGGCTCGGACTGCTGGCCGCGGTCGTCGCCGGGGGACTGATGGGCGCGCTGATGGCATTCGCCGTGAATACCCTTGGCGCCAATCTGATTATCACCGGCATCGCGATGAACCTCGCGGCCTCCTCGGGGACGACGCTCGGCCTGTTTTTCGCCACCGGCGACAAGGGCATGTCCGGCGCCCTCAAGAGCGGCGTCATGCCCTCCATCGAGCTGCCTCTCTTGGGCAGCATCCCTGTCATCGGGCCGTTTGTGTCGGGGCATAACGTGCTCACCTACGGCGCCCTTTTGGCCGTGCCGCTGGTCAGCCTGATGATGGCGAGAACGGCGTTCGGCTTGCGCATCCGCGCCGTCGGCGTCGATCCGAAGGCGGCCGCCACCGTCGGCATCTCCGTGAAGCTCATTCAGCTCAAGGCGCTCATCCTCTCGGGCGTGCTCGGCGGCATCGCCGGCGCCTATCTGTCGATGGGCTACGTCTCCTGGTTTGCCCAGGACATGACGGCCGGGCGCGGCTTCATCGCCATCGCCATCGAAGTGATGGGCATGGGCACGGCCTGGGGCACGCTCGCCGCCACCGTCGTCATCGCCATCGCCGAGACGCTGGCCATCACCATGCAGACGCTCGGGTTGCCGAACGAACTGATGCAGATGATTCCCTACGTGGTGCCGATCGTCATTCTGACCATCTGGACCGCCCGCGGCCGCGCCAAGCGCGCCGCCCTCAAGTAA
- a CDS encoding ABC transporter ATP-binding protein, translating into MTDRRDDGERAGGPAPVVAFDHISKTYANGTVALRDVSFSIPARTIHAICGENGAGKSTLMKILFGLEGPTAGQVLLDGQPVSTATRDFAGRHGIGMVHQHFSLIPTLSVTENIILGHEPKKGVLIDRAAARAKVEALSQRYGLAVDPDAITGRLPVAAQQKVEILKALSLDTRVLILDEPTAVLSPPEINELFNRLRDLRDHGITILFISHKLNEVRSLAESVTVLRAGQVAGAARLADVPDNMIMQMVMGRPVEITRREPRQVTGEPLLAMSGVSLASRDPADRLRDIDLVIHPGEIVGVAGVDGSGQRGLVSLVTGAARPGAGSISFDGEDMAAASTARWRARGMAHLPSDRFTQGGVPALTLIENAIAGTDGDRRFQRGPFLRSGAISEAVAGMVEDYSVRALSIGERLDSLSGGNVQKLIAARELATEPRFLIADQPTRGIDVAAAAFIHKRIVDAAERGAAVLLVTADLDELLRLSDRVVVMFGGQITAVLANEAHLTPERLGPFMLGLEDMP; encoded by the coding sequence ATGACAGATCGACGCGACGATGGGGAGCGAGCCGGCGGGCCAGCGCCCGTCGTCGCGTTCGACCATATTTCAAAAACCTACGCCAACGGCACCGTGGCGCTCCGCGACGTGTCCTTCTCGATTCCCGCGCGGACCATTCATGCCATTTGCGGCGAGAACGGCGCCGGCAAATCGACGCTGATGAAGATCCTGTTCGGCCTCGAAGGGCCGACGGCCGGGCAGGTCTTGCTCGATGGCCAGCCGGTATCGACCGCCACGCGCGATTTTGCTGGGCGCCACGGTATCGGCATGGTGCATCAGCACTTCTCGCTCATTCCGACCTTGTCGGTGACCGAGAACATCATCCTCGGTCATGAGCCCAAGAAGGGCGTCTTGATCGATCGTGCCGCCGCCCGCGCCAAAGTCGAAGCGCTGTCGCAAAGATATGGCCTTGCCGTCGATCCCGACGCCATCACCGGGCGGCTGCCGGTTGCCGCCCAGCAAAAGGTGGAAATTCTGAAGGCGCTGTCGCTCGACACCCGGGTCCTCATCCTCGATGAGCCGACGGCCGTCCTGTCTCCTCCCGAGATCAACGAGCTGTTCAACAGGCTGCGTGATCTCAGGGACCACGGCATCACCATTCTGTTCATCTCGCACAAGCTCAACGAGGTGCGCAGCCTTGCCGAGTCGGTGACGGTCCTGCGGGCCGGCCAGGTGGCTGGCGCCGCTCGCCTCGCCGACGTGCCCGACAACATGATCATGCAGATGGTGATGGGGCGCCCGGTGGAGATCACGCGCCGAGAGCCGCGCCAGGTGACCGGCGAGCCGCTGCTCGCCATGTCCGGCGTGAGCCTCGCCTCGCGTGATCCGGCCGACCGGTTGCGAGACATCGACCTCGTCATTCATCCCGGCGAGATCGTCGGCGTTGCCGGTGTCGACGGCAGCGGCCAGCGCGGGCTGGTGTCGCTGGTCACCGGGGCCGCTCGACCGGGGGCGGGCTCGATAAGCTTCGATGGCGAGGACATGGCCGCCGCGTCGACCGCGCGCTGGCGGGCTCGCGGCATGGCGCATCTTCCCTCCGACCGCTTTACCCAGGGCGGCGTGCCGGCCCTGACGCTGATCGAAAACGCCATCGCCGGTACCGACGGCGACCGGCGCTTTCAGCGCGGTCCCTTTCTTCGCAGCGGGGCCATCTCCGAGGCCGTCGCGGGCATGGTCGAAGACTACTCGGTTCGGGCCCTGTCGATCGGCGAAAGGCTCGACTCGCTATCGGGCGGCAACGTGCAGAAGCTGATCGCCGCGCGCGAGCTGGCGACCGAGCCGCGTTTCCTGATCGCCGACCAGCCGACGCGCGGTATCGACGTCGCCGCCGCCGCCTTCATCCACAAACGCATCGTCGACGCTGCCGAACGCGGCGCAGCGGTGCTGCTCGTCACGGCCGATCTCGACGAACTCCTGCGGTTGTCCGATCGGGTCGTTGTGATGTTCGGCGGCCAGATTACCGCCGTGCTCGCCAACGAAGCGCACCTGACGCCGGAACGGCTCGGTCCCTTTATGCTCGGCCTGGAGGATATGCCATGA
- a CDS encoding sugar ABC transporter substrate-binding protein, which translates to MTAFRKGTLVAALAGAMALGTVASAFADDTALPADAVAFGASVKAEGAAPEPLRIAVLSYQGTAFWEAADVGIAAAQAYLKPLGTTVDYIQLGTSLTPEIMVAGLDGALAKQYQGIAAPTIFDGTVSKVDEAVNEGVPVIAFIADSAERSKRTVGMGTLAYDAGKSAGEFMLKQLQGKGKIAVITGYLGAAQHNDRMNGALDLIKKEAPDVAIIGPYENKDDDATAYTITSDAITSNADLTLVYVTAGGSEGAAKAVRDAGMTGKVGVVAYDDLPSKQQYKDGGEMLALVDQSPARQTFDSLVMLHNMLAFKTEYPADVVVPSRIALGKGARQ; encoded by the coding sequence ATGACTGCTTTTCGCAAGGGAACGCTTGTAGCCGCGCTCGCTGGCGCCATGGCACTGGGAACCGTGGCTTCGGCCTTCGCCGACGACACGGCGCTTCCCGCCGACGCCGTTGCCTTCGGCGCCTCGGTAAAGGCCGAGGGAGCCGCGCCCGAACCGCTCAGGATCGCCGTGCTCAGCTATCAGGGGACCGCCTTCTGGGAGGCGGCCGATGTCGGCATCGCCGCCGCCCAGGCCTATCTGAAGCCGCTTGGCACGACTGTCGACTACATTCAGCTCGGGACCTCGCTGACGCCGGAAATCATGGTGGCTGGCCTCGATGGCGCGCTGGCCAAGCAGTATCAGGGCATCGCCGCGCCGACCATTTTTGACGGCACCGTCTCCAAGGTCGACGAAGCGGTGAACGAGGGCGTTCCGGTGATCGCCTTCATCGCCGACTCGGCCGAACGCTCGAAGCGCACCGTCGGCATGGGGACGCTCGCCTATGATGCCGGCAAGTCTGCGGGCGAGTTCATGCTGAAGCAGTTGCAGGGCAAGGGAAAGATCGCCGTCATCACCGGCTATCTCGGTGCCGCCCAGCACAACGACCGTATGAACGGCGCGCTCGACCTCATCAAGAAGGAAGCGCCGGACGTCGCCATCATCGGTCCTTACGAAAACAAGGACGACGACGCCACCGCCTACACCATCACTTCGGATGCCATCACCTCGAACGCCGACCTGACCCTCGTCTACGTCACGGCCGGCGGATCGGAAGGAGCCGCCAAGGCCGTTCGCGATGCCGGTATGACCGGCAAGGTCGGTGTCGTCGCCTACGACGATCTGCCCTCCAAGCAGCAGTACAAGGATGGTGGCGAGATGCTCGCGCTGGTCGACCAGTCGCCGGCCCGCCAGACCTTCGACAGCCTGGTGATGCTGCACAACATGCTGGCCTTCAAGACCGAGTATCCGGCGGACGTGGTCGTGCCGTCCCGCATCGCCCTGGGCAAGGGCGCCCGCCAGTGA
- a CDS encoding ABC transporter permease: MNRAFLAGLVRFAITLAVIGAVLLAVLIPFALPHEHPGTVIAAFLFGPLSSLRHLGNVAEYATPIAFTGLAATVVFRSGLFNLGIESGVFLGGLAATTAALLLPSFGPFTPLVAILVGAVVGSISCIVPGELRLRWEAPEMVTSLVLNFAILYAGVFFLNYYLRDPAAGSLMSYRIPADAKLDRLLAGTRLNSGAIVALVACLAGGVWLYFTRSGLNLRIVGQGPVFASHLGLPSRRIIMQAQIVGGMIAGMAGAIQVLGLYPRFSWTQLPGLGWTGIIIAILARENPFYVVPAALFLGYLQVGGDFLARDIGIPSEVVGLITAAIMLAVTATAIFQHPAVLRLIRRIRQVEAAR; encoded by the coding sequence ATGAACCGAGCCTTTCTGGCCGGCCTCGTCCGCTTTGCGATAACGCTGGCGGTCATCGGCGCGGTGCTCCTGGCGGTCCTGATTCCTTTCGCCTTGCCGCACGAACATCCCGGCACGGTGATCGCAGCCTTTCTGTTCGGGCCGCTGTCGAGTCTCCGGCATCTTGGCAACGTCGCCGAGTATGCGACACCCATTGCGTTCACCGGCCTTGCCGCCACGGTGGTGTTCCGCTCCGGTCTGTTCAATCTGGGCATCGAGAGCGGCGTCTTTCTGGGCGGCCTCGCCGCCACCACGGCGGCGCTGCTGCTGCCGTCCTTCGGACCGTTCACGCCGCTTGTCGCCATCTTGGTCGGCGCCGTCGTCGGCAGCATATCCTGCATCGTGCCCGGCGAACTTCGCCTTCGCTGGGAAGCGCCGGAAATGGTGACCTCGCTGGTGCTCAACTTTGCCATCCTTTACGCTGGCGTGTTCTTCCTCAACTACTACCTGCGCGATCCGGCCGCCGGCTCGCTGATGTCCTACCGCATCCCCGCCGACGCCAAGCTTGACCGCCTGCTGGCGGGAACGCGGCTCAACTCGGGTGCCATCGTGGCGCTGGTCGCCTGTCTCGCCGGCGGCGTCTGGCTCTATTTCACGCGCTCCGGCCTCAACCTGCGGATCGTTGGGCAAGGACCGGTCTTCGCCTCGCATCTCGGCCTGCCGTCCCGGCGGATCATCATGCAGGCGCAGATCGTCGGGGGCATGATTGCCGGCATGGCCGGCGCCATCCAGGTGCTGGGGCTTTATCCGCGCTTTTCGTGGACGCAGCTGCCCGGGCTCGGCTGGACGGGCATCATCATCGCCATTCTGGCTCGGGAGAATCCTTTCTACGTCGTACCTGCCGCCCTGTTCCTGGGCTATCTGCAGGTCGGCGGCGACTTTCTGGCCCGCGATATCGGCATCCCGAGCGAAGTGGTCGGCCTGATCACGGCCGCCATCATGCTCGCCGTCACGGCGACCGCCATTTTCCAACATCCCGCCGTGCTTCGGCTGATCCGTCGGATACGGCAGGTGGAGGCCGCGCGATGA
- a CDS encoding LacI family DNA-binding transcriptional regulator, protein MAAEKSGERTPTIKDVAKAAGVSQATVSYVLNNLNKVTPEVDAHVRRVARELGYSRNRVARALKTGRNNVIGCIMPSLLSPVFPEIAQAVQQRAEEHGFATFVIDSGLQTATREAEAIRMLADHGVDGAIAVLASPRAASDRRALPLIVIDQPMDGMDSVYADHRGGGRLLAEHAIGLGHRRIGLLSGLQSLYSSRERHEGFIEAAQGRLDIVWDIEVPLVPSLPSDAFDALGRRDVSLVVCVNDLIAMTALSALRQMRIRVPEDMSVMGFDDMQWSGWPLLNLTTVRQPLGQLGRDAVDLLVRRLDAPDAEISNITLPVSLVERGSTQPQSDRPL, encoded by the coding sequence ATGGCGGCGGAAAAGTCCGGCGAGAGAACTCCAACGATCAAGGACGTGGCGAAGGCGGCAGGCGTGTCGCAAGCGACGGTTTCCTATGTTCTCAACAACCTCAACAAGGTGACGCCGGAGGTCGATGCGCATGTGCGCCGGGTGGCGCGCGAGCTGGGCTACAGCCGCAACCGGGTGGCTCGTGCCTTGAAGACCGGACGCAACAACGTCATCGGCTGCATCATGCCCTCGCTGCTCAGCCCGGTGTTCCCGGAAATCGCCCAGGCGGTGCAGCAGCGCGCAGAAGAGCACGGCTTTGCCACCTTCGTCATCGATTCCGGGCTGCAGACCGCTACCCGGGAGGCCGAGGCTATCCGCATGCTGGCCGACCACGGCGTCGATGGTGCCATTGCCGTTCTTGCTTCGCCACGAGCCGCATCGGACCGTCGGGCCTTGCCCCTGATCGTCATCGACCAGCCGATGGACGGGATGGACTCCGTCTATGCCGACCATCGCGGCGGCGGGCGCTTGCTCGCCGAGCACGCCATCGGCCTCGGCCACCGCCGCATCGGACTGCTCTCGGGGCTGCAAAGCCTCTACAGCAGCCGCGAGCGGCACGAGGGCTTCATCGAAGCGGCACAGGGCCGCCTCGACATCGTCTGGGACATCGAGGTCCCGCTGGTTCCCAGTCTCCCATCGGACGCCTTCGACGCCCTGGGCCGGCGCGACGTGTCGCTGGTCGTCTGCGTCAACGATCTGATCGCCATGACCGCACTCAGCGCCCTGCGGCAAATGCGCATCCGCGTGCCGGAAGACATGTCGGTCATGGGGTTCGACGACATGCAATGGTCGGGCTGGCCGCTTCTCAACCTGACGACCGTACGGCAGCCGCTCGGCCAGTTGGGCCGAGACGCCGTCGACCTCCTGGTCCGCCGTCTTGACGCGCCGGATGCCGAGATCTCCAACATCACCCTGCCGGTCTCGCTCGTCGAGCGCGGTTCGACACAGCCGCAGTCCGACCGCCCCCTTTGA
- a CDS encoding sugar ABC transporter ATP-binding protein encodes MQQIDQDTAVLAIRHLAKAFGSVQVLEDINLELKGGEIVALMGENGAGKSTLLNIVSGSFPADGGDMVFIGSPSSWSGPKAALDAGIAVVHQELSVIRALTVAENMFLGDYCSRRGIVDRKEMHRRATALLAEIDASHIRPDAPMDSLRIADQQAVEIAKALRRDLKLLLLDEPTSSLTPHEVRGLFTLLRRLRDRGVAIVFISHRIEEALDLCDRIVVLRDGRLISNTPSADTDRSRIVADMAGRQVPTGASRPDGGTDEVVLRASELSDGGLVRGASFELRRGEILGLFGLVGAGRTEVLEMIYGLRPIVEGRIEREGAPYRPQSPQASIRDGVALLPEGRKFNGILPFRPIQENVSISALPRLGRFGILDVAAEGAVMAKAAREFGIVMHDAGQPISTLSGGNQQKCILARCLSVGPRILLLDEPTHGVDVRTKEQVYEIIRRLADDGMSIIVASSDMLELFQIASRILVLSNGRVGGLHKVGETTPVDLMRDAFRHLN; translated from the coding sequence ATGCAACAGATCGATCAGGATACGGCGGTGCTCGCCATTCGTCATCTTGCCAAGGCGTTCGGCAGCGTTCAGGTGCTCGAAGACATCAATCTCGAGCTCAAGGGCGGCGAAATCGTCGCCTTGATGGGTGAGAACGGGGCCGGCAAGTCGACGCTTCTCAACATCGTCTCGGGATCCTTTCCAGCCGATGGCGGCGACATGGTCTTCATCGGCTCGCCTTCGTCCTGGTCGGGGCCGAAGGCGGCCCTCGATGCCGGCATAGCCGTCGTTCATCAGGAGCTGTCGGTCATCCGGGCGCTGACCGTGGCCGAGAACATGTTCCTCGGCGATTATTGCAGCCGTCGCGGCATCGTCGACCGAAAGGAAATGCATCGCCGGGCAACCGCGCTGCTGGCCGAGATCGATGCATCCCACATCCGGCCCGACGCACCGATGGACAGCCTCAGGATCGCCGACCAGCAGGCCGTCGAAATCGCCAAGGCCTTGCGACGCGACCTCAAGCTTCTGTTGCTGGACGAGCCCACCAGTTCGCTGACGCCGCACGAAGTGCGCGGCCTGTTCACGCTGCTGAGGCGCCTCAGGGACCGGGGCGTCGCCATCGTCTTCATCAGCCATCGCATCGAGGAAGCCCTGGATCTCTGCGACCGCATCGTCGTGTTGCGCGACGGCCGCCTGATCAGCAACACACCGTCGGCCGACACCGATCGCAGCCGCATCGTCGCCGACATGGCCGGTCGGCAAGTGCCCACCGGTGCATCCCGTCCCGATGGCGGCACCGACGAAGTCGTCTTGCGGGCATCGGAGCTGAGCGACGGCGGCCTCGTGCGGGGTGCCTCCTTCGAACTCCGGCGAGGCGAGATTCTCGGCCTGTTCGGTCTCGTCGGAGCGGGGCGCACCGAGGTTCTGGAGATGATCTACGGCCTGCGGCCCATCGTCGAGGGCCGCATCGAGCGCGAAGGAGCGCCTTACCGGCCGCAGTCGCCGCAAGCTTCCATCCGGGACGGCGTGGCGCTTCTTCCCGAAGGCCGCAAGTTCAACGGCATCCTGCCGTTTCGGCCGATCCAGGAAAACGTCTCGATCTCGGCGCTGCCGCGGCTCGGCCGGTTCGGAATTCTCGATGTCGCCGCCGAAGGCGCCGTGATGGCCAAGGCCGCTCGCGAGTTCGGTATCGTCATGCACGATGCCGGGCAGCCGATCTCGACACTCTCCGGCGGCAATCAGCAGAAGTGCATTCTTGCCCGCTGTCTTTCGGTCGGGCCGCGCATTCTCTTGCTCGACGAGCCGACGCATGGCGTCGACGTGCGCACCAAGGAGCAGGTCTACGAGATCATTCGCCGGCTTGCCGACGACGGGATGTCGATCATCGTCGCGTCATCCGACATGCTCGAGCTGTTCCAGATCGCCTCGCGCATCCTCGTGCTGTCCAACGGCCGCGTCGGCGGTCTGCACAAGGTGGGAGAAACCACGCCGGTCGACCTGATGCGCGATGCGTTCCGGCACCTGAACTGA
- a CDS encoding BMP family ABC transporter substrate-binding protein has product MIRFETRRSALRAGLALAAAGFLSVVTVAEASAADKILLIINGALGDKSFFDSANHGIELIKAKYADKVETRVLEIGDDATKWEPALLDASEQDWNLIILGTYSISETLAEVAKQYPDKKYILFDASVPYEDGGYDNVYSISYKQNEGSYLGGVYNAELLKSGKLKGDIGSSLGFLGGMDIPVINDFLVGYIAGAKSVTPDIKVAVSYVGSFTDAAKGKELGLAQYRAGVGIGFTAASQAGLGQLSAAKETGRYVLGVDSDQEAIFAGSDPAIASQVVSSVLKNVDVSLLQAYDKYVAGELKFGSVESLGLAEGAVGLVESGNYEKHATPELLAAIKTAKEKIASGEIEVPSAFGMSSDDLNALRNSVKP; this is encoded by the coding sequence ATGATCCGTTTCGAGACGAGGCGATCCGCCTTGCGCGCCGGTCTGGCGCTCGCCGCTGCCGGCTTTCTGAGCGTCGTCACCGTCGCCGAGGCCTCGGCTGCCGACAAGATTCTGCTCATCATCAATGGAGCCCTCGGCGACAAGTCGTTCTTTGACTCCGCCAACCATGGCATCGAGCTGATCAAGGCCAAGTATGCCGACAAGGTCGAAACCCGCGTTCTCGAAATCGGCGACGACGCGACCAAGTGGGAACCGGCGCTGCTCGACGCCTCTGAGCAGGACTGGAACCTGATCATCCTCGGAACCTATTCGATCTCGGAAACGCTGGCCGAGGTTGCCAAGCAGTATCCGGACAAGAAGTACATCCTGTTCGATGCCTCGGTTCCCTATGAGGACGGCGGCTACGACAACGTCTATTCGATTTCCTACAAGCAGAACGAAGGCTCGTATCTCGGTGGCGTTTACAACGCCGAGCTCTTGAAGTCGGGCAAGCTCAAGGGCGATATCGGCTCTTCGCTGGGCTTCCTCGGCGGCATGGACATCCCGGTCATCAACGATTTCCTGGTCGGCTACATCGCCGGCGCCAAGTCGGTGACGCCGGACATCAAGGTGGCCGTCTCCTACGTCGGCTCGTTCACTGACGCCGCCAAGGGCAAGGAACTCGGTCTGGCTCAATACCGCGCCGGCGTCGGCATCGGCTTCACCGCCGCGTCCCAGGCCGGTCTGGGGCAGCTGTCGGCCGCCAAGGAGACGGGCAGGTATGTGCTCGGCGTCGATTCCGACCAGGAAGCCATCTTTGCCGGCAGCGATCCGGCCATCGCCTCTCAGGTGGTCAGCTCGGTGCTGAAGAACGTCGATGTCAGCCTGTTGCAGGCCTATGACAAGTATGTTGCGGGCGAACTGAAGTTCGGGTCCGTCGAAAGCCTCGGCCTGGCCGAAGGCGCCGTCGGTCTGGTCGAAAGCGGCAACTACGAGAAGCATGCCACGCCGGAGCTCCTTGCGGCCATCAAGACGGCAAAGGAAAAGATCGCCAGTGGCGAGATTGAAGTGCCAAGCGCCTTCGGCATGTCCAGCGACGATCTCAACGCCCTGCGCAACTCCGTGAAGCCATGA